The nucleotide sequence CGACCCACGAGATCATGGGGATTCCGGAGATCATGCTCCTCCCGGGTGACCAGCACCTGCGGGGAATGCTGCATGATGGCCGCCAGGACCACGATGTCCTGGCCTTCCAAGCGCCCGGCAATCAGCTGCGGCCCCTGCGCAATGCCGAAATCCGCCTTGCCGGCCCCCACTTCCTCCAAGGGCGCGTGATGCTGCTCGGAAGTCTGCCGCACCACCACCTCCAGCCCCTCCTCCCGAAAATAACCCTGCTCAATCGCGACGTAGGCTCCCGCAAACTGGAACTGGTGGGTGTACGGCAGCTGCAGCACCACCTGCTCCGTCCCGCCGTTCGCCGCCTGGGCCGCCAGCACCCAGCCCCCGATAAACATCCCGCCGAGGAGGTGCCTGATGTGGTGACCGGGAATCATGAAGGACGGGCGGCGGATTCGGCCGAGATTGCGACGGGCGACTTGGGGAAGTCGAGGCGCAAACCCCGCCCACACAGCCCCAGCCATCGTCCGCCGGCACAACCGGAACGCATTCGCCAACGCGACCGGGGCACCCCAGCGTGTCGGACCGCGCCCCCACCCGACCAGCCGTCCCTCGTCCCGCCCACCCATTCCGCCATGAAACTGCCCCTCTATTGGATCGACGCCTTCGCCTCGCAGGTCTTCACCGGCAATCCCGCCGCCGTCGTCCCGCTCGACACCTGGTTGCCGGACGGGCTGATGCAGCGCATCGCCTTCGAGAACGGCCTGGCCGAGACCGCCTTCTTTGTCCCCGTCGGCGCGGGGCGCTACCACCTGCGCTGGTTCACCCCCGGCGCCGAGGTGGATCTCTGCGGCCATGCGACCGTCGCCACCGCCTTCACCCTCTTCACCGCCCTTGGGTTCAGCGGCCCCGTCATCACCTTCGATTCCCGCTCGGGCCCGCTGCCCGTTCGGCGTCTACCCGACGGGAAAATCGAGCTCGATTTTCCCGCGCGCCCCGCGTTGCCCGTGCCGCCACCCGCGGCGCTGGTGCAGGGCCTCGGCGCCACCCCCGCCTACTACGCCCAGGCCCAGGCCAACCTCGCCGTCTTTAACACTGCGGCCGAGGTCCGCGCCCTGCGCCCCGATTTTGGCGCCCTCGCCACCCTCGAGCAATATGGCACCATCGTGACCGCGCCCGGGGAGGACTGCGACTTTGTCTCCCGCTTCTTCGCGCCGCGTGTCGGCGTGCCCGAGGACCCCGTGACCGGCAGCGCCCACTGCGTGCTCACGCCTTATTGGGCCGCCCGCCTCGGC is from Lacunisphaera limnophila and encodes:
- a CDS encoding PhzF family phenazine biosynthesis protein gives rise to the protein MKLPLYWIDAFASQVFTGNPAAVVPLDTWLPDGLMQRIAFENGLAETAFFVPVGAGRYHLRWFTPGAEVDLCGHATVATAFTLFTALGFSGPVITFDSRSGPLPVRRLPDGKIELDFPARPALPVPPPAALVQGLGATPAYYAQAQANLAVFNTAAEVRALRPDFGALATLEQYGTIVTAPGEDCDFVSRFFAPRVGVPEDPVTGSAHCVLTPYWAARLGKTKLHARQLSARGGELWCEQAGDRVKIAGHAVLYLKGEIAV